One segment of Triticum aestivum cultivar Chinese Spring chromosome 2A, IWGSC CS RefSeq v2.1, whole genome shotgun sequence DNA contains the following:
- the LOC123186338 gene encoding receptor like protein kinase S.2, with product MDHPENMVTQLIQEEHRSKWTACSNHNLKCFTEHEIRRFTNNYKSVIGKGAFGEVYEGVLEDKSMIAVKRFICNVKENFAKELIVHHEINHKNVVRLVGYCVDENALMMITEYIPKGNLSNILHQDSTPIALDTRLRIATECTEALGYMHSQMYTQVIHGDIKPANILLDDELRAKISDFGISRLVNTENTLYTLNVIGSIGYMDPLFTQNGRLTAKSDVYSFGVVLLELITRKKARTEDGEIGLVESFIQSLSKGFRRVREMFDPEIATSSDMKTIEEIAKLVGKCLRMQHDKRPEMLEVAERLRKLRKVAHQVQEKPTLFPWGRKNKLALAETPSLESSSSSQNGRTVAPTEKTPSQESSGSIPKTRIVAPDKAALSQVSRDSIQNVGTSIIRSTVRGQLFDLKDLLGASTEVLGKGTVGTTYKVTVDSGYELVVKRLKDVDLGEAIFGRLVMLFGTIQNKHVVPLLWYYCSKDEKQLVYNVIPLGSLAKALHGDQGSGPAPLDWEQRLAISLAAAHGVQAIHLAGPSSCHGNIKSSNILLTGTHDACVSEHGLITLGIYSNASGYHAPEVTRNRWVSQKSDVYSFGILLLKLLTRKSPWGNRFQDDRGVDLPRWVCSIIPEEWTAEVFDVELLAWGQKDGKEECMVRLMRLGLKCCSQDADSRPTMSDVVQRIEEIGQSNC from the exons ATGGATCATCCAGAAAATATGGTAACACAACTTATCCAAGAAGAGCATAGATCAAAATGGACTGCATGTAGCAATCATAATCTGAAATGTTTTACAGAACATGAGATAAGAAGATTTACCAACAACTATAAATCTGTAATCGGTAAAGGTGCCTTTGGTGAAGTTTATGAAGGGGTCCTGGAGGACAAAAGTATGATTGCAGTCAAGAGGTTTATCTGTAATGTAAAAGAAAATTTCGCCAAAGAGTTGATCGTCCACCATGAGATCAATCACAAGAATGTAGTCAGATTAGTTGGCTACTGTGTAGATGAAAATGCCCTGATGATGATCACGGAGTATATTCCTAAAGGAAACTTGAGTAACATCCTTCACCAGGATAGTACTCCTATCGCTTTGGATACACGGCTAAGAATTGCCACTGAATGTACAGAAGCGTTGGGCTATATGCATTCACAAATGTATACTCAGGTCATTCATGGTGACATCAAGCCTGCTAATATACTTCTGGATGATGAACTCAGAGCAAAAATATCAGACTTTGGAATATCAAGACTAGTCAACACTGAAAATACTCTATATACTCTAAATGTGATAGGAAGTATAGGCTACATGGACCCTCTGTTTACTCAAAATGGTCGCCTCACAGCGAAGAGTGATGTTTATAGTTTTGGAGTTGTACTCCTGGAACTGATCACTAGAAAAAAAGCAAGAACTGAGGATGGGGAGATTGGCCTGGTTGAAAGTTTTATTCAGTCTCTTTCAAAAGGGTTTAGGAGGGTGAGGGAGATGTTTGATCCTGAAATTGCAACATCGAGCGACATGAAGACTATCGAAGAGATTGCTAAGTTGGTAGGTAAATGCTTGAGGATGCAACACGACAAACGCCCTGAGATGTTAGAAGTTGCAGAACGTCTTCGCAAACTTAGAAAGGTTGCACATCAGGTACAAGAAAAACCAACTCTGTTTCCTTGGGGAAGGAAAAATAAACTAGCTCTAGCCGAAACACCATCTCTGGAAAGCAGCAGCAGTAGCCAAAATGGGAGAACTGTAGCTCCAACTGAAAAGACGCCATCACAAGAAAGCAGTGGCAGTATCCCCAAAACCAGAATTGTGGCTCCAGACAAAGCGGCACTATCACAGGTAAGCCGTGATAGTATACAAAATGTGGGAACCTCTATCATTAGGTCGACAGTGAGAGGCCAATTGTTCGACCTGAAAGACCTGCTTGGGGCATCGACTGAAGTTCTTGGCAAGGGTACAGTCGGGACAACATACAAAGTAACAGTTGACAGTGGATATGAGCTGGTGGTCAAGAGGTTGAAAGATGTGGACTTGGGGGAGGCGATCTTTGGGCGGCTTGTCATGCTGTTTGGCACCATCCAGAACAAACACGTAGTGCCACTGCTGTGGTATTACTGCAGCAAGGATGAGAAGCAGCTCGTATATAATGTCATCCCCTTGGGTAGCCTAGCAAAAGCACTCCACG GCGACCAAGGTTCTGGCCCAGCTCCACTGGACTGGGAGCAGCGGTTGGCTATCTCACTAGCTGCCGCGCACGGTGTGCAGGCTATACATTTAGCTGGACCATCGAGCTGCCATGGCAACATCAAGTCTTCCAACATCCTGCTCACTGGAACCCACGACGCATGTGTGTCGGAGCATGGCCTTATAACACTTGGAATTTATTCCAATGCCTCCGGTTACCATGCACCTGAGGTCACCCGCAATAGATGGGTCTCCCAGAAATCCGACGTCTACAGCTTTGGCATCCTATTGCTGAAGCTTCTCACCCGCAAGTCTCCATGGGGGAATAGATTTCAGGATGACAGGGGAGTAGATTTGCCACGGTGGGTGTGTTCCATTATACCTGAGGAGTGGACGGCGGAGGTATTCGACGTGGAGCTCCTAGCATGGGGGCAGAAGGACGGGAAAGAGGAGTGCATGGTGCGACTTATGCGGCTCGGGCTAAAGTGTTGCAGTCAAGATGCTGACTCGAGGCCTACAATGTCTGATGTTGTGCAGCGGATTGAGGAGATCGGACAGTCTAATTGCTGA